A window of Daphnia magna isolate NIES unplaced genomic scaffold, ASM2063170v1.1 Dm_contigs413, whole genome shotgun sequence contains these coding sequences:
- the LOC123468664 gene encoding LOW QUALITY PROTEIN: uncharacterized protein LOC123468664 (The sequence of the model RefSeq protein was modified relative to this genomic sequence to represent the inferred CDS: deleted 1 base in 1 codon): MSSQNFSRGSRNPRAEHVRVDWLTNGRFRDADSWNNSRVFFDPNADRFVPNGTERFDRPVFRERSPLRRPRYEDPYVHYLDEGEIGGQPAVQDSYVRDQAVYPYGAYFECEHDPRSYPTHSEFEPEDEYYSDQREDEWAEYEDDGVEIDRGRPWRPQNSVRFVTEDPPLPAEKRGAVSGLPTVSDGGQAKAGDAGPSGAGRNADSRQEIAGPSCSNTVPTPSATSEQNLGLGNASGPPSSLIPKSICDEITQLLSVGISTEQSKMASKEFPLTFEVPDFSLMPPKLDAWMSRRSKDRGVLKIVNAKEEALVRTQLKIMDIGPPLIDLYSKLSAVEEAETSGLRRSVQAALKQWGRAFVHVSKKRRESIVNITDPRIEYLLRDDSCFAAGKEARELLFTGRFLERMLTEASQDETLARRDKAAAAADRRNPVRSTRRDQHLPPPARQAFYGERQQSVRGSRPRGRRGFGDSRGGRGRGNPNPRRRGACNNQE, from the exons ATGTCGTCGCAAAATTTCTCTCGCGGTTCGAGGAACCCACGTGCCGAACACGTTCGCGTCGACTGGTTAACAAACGGGCGATTTCGTGATGCAGATAGTTGGAACAATTCTCGCGTATTTTTTGATCCCAACGCTGATCGTTTTGTTCCAAATGGCACAGAGAGATTTGATCGCCCCGTCTTTCGTGAAAGATCACCCTTGAGACGCCCACGTTACGAAGATCCGTACGTCCATTATTTAGACGAGGGCGAAATTGGA GGCCAACCGGCAGTTCAAGATTCTTACGTTCGTGATCAAGCCGTTTATCCGTACGGCGCTTATTTCGAGTGTGAACACGATCCCCGGTCTTACCCGACCCATAGTGAATTCGAACCGGAGGATGAGTACTATAGTGATCAAAGAGAAGACGAATGGGCAGAGTACGAAGACGACGGTGTGGAGATTGATCGTGGTCGCCCTTGGCGGCCGCAGAATAGCGTTCGTTTTGTCACAGAAGATCCGCCGTTACCCGCCGAGAAAAGAGGGGCAGTTAGCGGGTTACCGACCGTTTCAGATGGGGGTCAAGCAAAAGCAGGCGACGCAGGTCCGTCTGGCGCTGGTAGGAATGCGGACTCTAGACAAGAAATAGCAGGCCCTTCCTGTTCAAATACGGTCCCAACACCCTCGGCAACTAGTGAACAGAATTTGGGGCTAGGTAACGCTAGCGGGCCCCCCTCTTCGCTGATTCCAAAATCAATCTGTGACGAAATCACGCAGCTACTGTCAGTGGGCATTTCGACTGAACAGTCTAAAATGGCTTCAAAGGAGTTTCCGTTGACCTTTGAGGTCCCTGATTTTTCTCTTATGCCTCCCAAGCTAGACGCGTGGATGAGCCGTCGCTCAAAAGATAGAGGCGTACTGAAGATCGTTaatgcaaaagaagaagcaCTGGTCAGGACCCAGTTAAAAATTATGGACATCGGTCCTCCATTGATTGACCTTTACTCTAAGCTGTCTGCGGTTGAGGAGGCCGAGACGTCCGGTTTGCGTCGCTCGGTGCAGGCGGCGCTAAAACAGTGGGGTCGGGCATTTGTTCACGTTTCAAAAAAGCGTCGTGAGTCGATCGTGAATATAACAGACCCAAGAATCGAATATCTCCTGAGGGACGACAGCTGCTTTGCAGCCGGGAAGGAGGCCCGCGAGCTCCTGTTCACCGGCCGTTTTCTGGAGCGGATGTTGACGGAAGCAAGTCAGGATGAAACTCTGGCTAGGCGCGACAAAGCGGCAGCAGCCGCAGATCGCAGAAACCCAGTTCGGTCGACGCGGCGTGACCAACATTTACCACCACCGGCACGCCAGGCATTTTATGGCGAGCGCCAACAAAGTGTTCGTGGCAGTAGACCGAGAGGACGGAGGGGTTTTGGAGATTCCAGAGGCGGTCGCGGACGCGGGAATCCCAACCCAAGAAG